The following proteins are encoded in a genomic region of Haloarcula marina:
- the lrpA1 gene encoding HTH-type transcriptional regulator LrpA1 — translation MSAESTERRILSVLEEDAQASYADIAERADVSKPTVRKYIQKLEDEGVIVGYSADIDPKKLAGQSIAMVGIDVASERYVEATRQLKDIDAVESLYTSSGDHMLMAEVRATDGNSLAAVIEDEILSLTGVTAAHPSFLQERLK, via the coding sequence ATGAGTGCTGAGTCTACGGAGCGTCGTATCCTGTCGGTCCTCGAAGAGGACGCGCAGGCATCATACGCCGACATCGCCGAACGGGCCGACGTGTCGAAACCGACGGTTCGAAAGTACATCCAGAAACTCGAAGACGAAGGCGTTATCGTCGGGTATTCCGCCGATATCGACCCGAAAAAGCTCGCCGGACAGTCTATCGCGATGGTCGGTATCGACGTCGCGAGCGAACGGTACGTCGAGGCGACCCGGCAGTTGAAAGACATCGACGCCGTCGAGTCGCTCTATACGTCGAGTGGTGACCACATGCTGATGGCCGAGGTGCGCGCGACGGACGGCAACTCGCTCGCGGCGGTCATCGAAGACGAGATTCTCTCTTTAACGGGCGTGACGGCGGCCCATCCGTCCTTCCTCCAAGAGCGACTGAAGTAA